Genomic window (Triticum aestivum cultivar Chinese Spring unplaced genomic scaffold, IWGSC CS RefSeq v2.1 scaffold46748, whole genome shotgun sequence):
CAAACAGAAATAGGAAGACGAGAGAACAGAAGAGCCAAAGACACTAAAACGAAATGGCATCCTCCTCTTCCTTTCTCCTCCTTGCTGCACTTCTTGCGTTAGTCTCATGGCAGGCCACTGCTTCTGATCCTAGCCCACTCCAGGACTTTTGTGTCGCCGACATGAATTCACCAGGTACTATCCGTTTTGTCATCATGTTTTCACCAAATACATATGTTGAAATCTATTTCTGGTAATTATATGCGAGTCGAAACAATGTAAAATCTGAGATTACATGTACATCTCTTTTGCCCCCAGTCCGTGTCAATGGGTTTGTTTGCAAGAACCCGATGGAGGTCAATGCAGATGACTTCTTCAAGGCGGCCAACCTCGACAAGCCTAGGGTGCCCAACAAGGTTGGATCCAACGTCACTTTGATCAACGTCATGCAGATTGCTGGACTGAACACCCTCGGCATATCAATTGCGCGCATCGACTATGCTCCCTTGGGCCAAAACCCACCACATACGCACCCTCGCGCCACTGAGATCCTCACGGTGCTCGAGGGAACACTGTACGTTGGCTTTGTGACATCCAACCAGCCCGCCCCCAACAAAAACAAGTTCTTCTCCAAGGTGCTCAACAAAGGTGATGTGTTTGTCTTCCCCGTGGGGCTCATCCACTTCCAATTCAACCCCAACCCCCACCTGCCTGCTGTTGCAATTGCCGCGCTAAGCAGCCAGAACCCAGGGGCTATCACAATTGCCAATGCAGTGTTTGGGTCAGACCCACCAATATCAGATGATGTTCTTGCCAAGGCATTTCAGGTGGAAAAGAACACAATAGACTATCTCCAGGCTCAGTTCTGGGAGAACAACCACTACTAAGACAGACATTTGTTAATTACCCCGAAGACCAGTGCACAAGTGAAGGACATGGTTGAGTTCCTAGATATGCATCCTAATCTATAAAATAAATGGAGCATATGTCATTCCATTGTGTGTCTGTAATCAGTGAATGTTTTTCTACCTTCTGAATAATTGACAATATTATATTTGTCACACTAATATGATCTCATTTGCTTCTTTTGGAATCTAACGTGTCTTATTTATCATAACAAATTAAAATTCTAGGTTCATTTCCCCTTGTTATGAAATAATAGATTATTATATGACAATTAATTATATGTTTAATGCTGGGGTGAACACCTAGGATTTTCTTGCAATACATGTGAAGTATGCCATGGTTGGAACCCTGTTGTGCTCAGGATTGAATGTGAATGTTGAATTTGCAAAGGTTGCTTCCTGGAGTCGTTATTGAGGTATCCTGCTTCCTGGTGCATGTAATTAGTAAGTTACGGTCCCTTTCCTATCGAGCTTGCTTTAGTTGTTTTAGCTTCCTTTTGGTTCAAAACTCTTGTAAGTTCGATTGGCTGCTTCTTTAATGGAAACTGATGAGGTGGCTTGTTGTATTAAAAAACATATGAGCGTTATGTTTTTGTCTTATGTTAAGTACTA
Coding sequences:
- the LOC123176991 gene encoding germin-like protein 8-11, giving the protein MASSSSFLLLAALLALVSWQATASDPSPLQDFCVADMNSPVRVNGFVCKNPMEVNADDFFKAANLDKPRVPNKVGSNVTLINVMQIAGLNTLGISIARIDYAPLGQNPPHTHPRATEILTVLEGTLYVGFVTSNQPAPNKNKFFSKVLNKGDVFVFPVGLIHFQFNPNPHLPAVAIAALSSQNPGAITIANAVFGSDPPISDDVLAKAFQVEKNTIDYLQAQFWENNHY